One genomic window of Arvicola amphibius chromosome 4, mArvAmp1.2, whole genome shotgun sequence includes the following:
- the LOC119812175 gene encoding keratin, type I cuticular Ha4: MSCESCLPALSCRTSCASRPCIPNSCHGCTLPGACNIPANIGNCNWFCEGSFNGNEKETMQFLNDRLASYMEKVRQLERENAELECRIQERNQQQDPLVCPAYQAYFRTIEELQQKILCAKSENARLAVKIDNAKLASDDFRTKYQTELSLRQLVESDINSLRRILDELTLCKSDLEAQVESLREELLCLKKNHEEEVNTLRCQLGDRLNVEVDAAPTVDLNRVLNETRCQYEALVETNRREVEEWFTTQSEELNKQVVSSSEQLQSCQAEIIELRRTVNALEIELQAQHNLRNSLENTLTESEARYSSQLSQVQCLITNVESQLGEIRADLERQNQEYQVLLDIRSRLECEINTYRSLLESEDCNLPCNPCATTNATGTSCGPCGGCQKRCC; encoded by the exons ATGTCCTGTgaatcctgcctgcctgccctgagcTGCCGCACCAGCTGCGCTTCTAGGCCCTGTATACCCAACAGCTGCCATGGTTGCACCCTGCCCGGGGCCTGCAACATCCCTGCCAATATCGGCAACTGCAATTGGTTCTGTGAGGGCTCCTTCAATGGCAACGAGAAGGAGACCATGCAGTTCCTGAATGACCGCCTGGCCAGCTATATGGAGAAGGTgaggcagctggagagagagaatgctgagcTGGAATGTCGGATCCAGGAGAGGAACCAGCAGCAGGACCCCCTGGTGTGCCCTGCCTATCAGGCCTACTTCAGGACCATCGAGGAGCTGCAGCAGAAG ATTCTGTGTGCTAAGTCTGAGAACGCCAGGCTGGCCGTGAAGATCGACAATGCCAAGCTGGCCTCTGATGACTTCAGGACCAA gtaccagACTGAGCTGTCCCTGAGGCAGCTGGTGGAGTCAGACATCAACAGCCTGCGCAGGATCCTGGATGAGCTGACCCTCTGCAAGTCTGACCTGGAGGCTCAGGTGGAGTCCCTGAGGGAGGAGCTGCTGTGTCTCAAGAAGAACCACGAGGAG GAAGTCAACACGCTGCGCTGCCAGCTTGGAGACCGCCTCAACGTGGAGGTGGACGCTGCTCCCACTGTGGACCTGAACCGTGTGCTCAATGAGACCAGGTGTCAGTACGAGGCCCTGGTGGAAACCAACCGCAGAGAAGTGGAGGAATGGTTCACCACACAG AGCGAGGAGCTGAACAAGCAGGTGGTGTccagctcagagcagctgcagtccTGCCAGGCAGAGATCATCGAGCTGAGACGCACAGTCAACGCCCTGGAGATCGAGCTGCAGGCCCAGCACAACCTG agaaactctctggAAAACACACTGACAGAGAGCGAGGCTCGCTACAGCTCCCAGCTGTCCCAGGTGCAGTGCCTGATCACCAACGTGGAGTCCCAGCTTGGTGAGATCCGGGCTGACCTGGAGCGTCAGAACCAGGAGTACCAGGTGCTGCTGGACATCCGGTCCCGGCTGGAGTGTGAGATCAACACGTACAGGAGCCTGCTGGAGAGCGAGGACTGCAA
- the LOC119812130 gene encoding keratin, type I cuticular Ha1, which produces MPYNCCLPALSCRTSCSSRPCIPNSCHSCTLPGACNIPANIGNCNWFCEGSFNGNEKETMQFLNDRLASYLEKVRQLERENAELESRIQERNQQQDPLVCPAYQAYFRTIEELQQKILCSKSENARLVVQIDNAKLAADDFRTKYETELSLRQLVESDINGLRRILDELTLCKSDLEAQVESLKEELLCLKRNHEEEVNTLRCQLGDRLNVEVDAAPTVDLNRVLNETRCQYEALVETNRREVEEWFTTQTEELNKQVVSSSEQLQSCQAEIIELRRTVNALEIELQAQHNLRNSLENTLTESEARYSSQLSQVQCLITNVESQLGEIRADLERQNQEYQVLLDIRARLECEINTYRGLLESEDCKLPCNPCATTNACGKPIGPCVSNPCTPCPPPAPCTPCVPRPRCGPCNSFVR; this is translated from the exons ATGCCGTACAACTGCTGCCTGCCCGCCCTGAGCTGCCGCACCAGCTGCTCCTCTCGGCCCTGTATACCCAACAGCTGCCACAGCTGCACCCTGCCCGGGGCCTGCAACATCCCTGCCAATATTGGCAACTGCAATTGGTTCTGTGAGGGCTCCTTCAATGGCAACGAGAAGGAGACCATGCAGTTCCTGAATGACCGCCTGGCCAGCTACCTGGAGAAGGTgaggcagctggagagagagaatgcagagcTGGAAAGTCGGATCCAGGAGAGGAACCAGCAGCAGGACCCCCTGGTGTGCCCCGCCTACCAGGCCTACTTCAGGACCATTGAGGAGCTGCAGCAGAAG ATCCTGTGCAGCAAATCTGAGAACGCCAGGTTGGTGGTGCAGATCGATAACGCCAAGCTGGCTGCCGATGACTTCAGAACTAA GTATGAGACAGAGCTGTCCCTGCGGCAGCTGGTGGAGTCGGACATCAATGGCCTGCGCAGAATCCTGGACGAGCTGACCCTCTGCAAGTCTGACCTGGAGGCGCAGGTGGAGTCCCTGAAGGAGGAGCTGCTGTGTCTCAAGAGGAACCACGAGGAG GAAGTCAACACCCTGCGCTGCCAGCTTGGAGACCGCCTCAATGTGGAGGTGGACGCTGCTCCCACTGTGGACCTGAACCGTGTGCTCAATGAGACCAGGTGTCAGTACGAGGCCCTGGTGGAAACCAACCGCAGAGAAGTGGAGGAATGGTTCACTACACAG ACCGAGGAGCTGAACAAACAGGTGGTGTccagctcagagcagctgcagtccTGCCAGGCAGAGATCATCGAGCTGAGACGCACAGTCAACGCCCTGGAGATCGAGCTGCAGGCCCAGCACAACCTG agaaactctctggAAAACACACTGACAGAGAGCGAGGCTCGCTACAGCTCCCAGCTGTCCCAGGTGCAGTGCCTGATCACCAACGTGGAGTCCCAGCTTGGTGAGATCCGGGCTGACCTTGAGCGTCAGAACCAGGAGTACCAGGTGCTGCTGGACATCCGGGCCCGGCTGGAGTGTGAGATCAACACGTACAGGGGCCTGCTGGAGAGCGAGGACTGCAA GCTACCCTGCAATCCCTGTGCCACAACCAATGCATGCGGCAAGCCCATCGGGCCCTGTGTCTCCAATCCCTGCACTCCGTGCCCACCCCCTGCCCCTTGCACACCGTGTGTCCCACGTCCCCGCTGTGGGCCATGCAACTCCTTTGTACGCTAG